The Tripterygium wilfordii isolate XIE 37 chromosome 1, ASM1340144v1, whole genome shotgun sequence sequence TAAACCTTTTGGGTTTCTCCATTCCTTTCTCTTCAGTACTTTTATTCAGTCTGATGTAGTTGCTCGTGTACCAATAAGACTTTTTTCTGCACATTCCGTGACTCGTTTTACGATTAACGCATATTTCTCCTCATCATCGGTAAATATTAACTTTGATTCTCATTTAAGCACTAATTGTAGTACCCATTGTGTGGgaaatgttgaatttgattacGATGATAATGGGTTTGGTAAAGTTGGACAAACTAAATTCAGTGATTGTGGCGCTTTTGGTTCCTTTGCTAATGATAAAGGTGAGTGTCTGGAGGATCAAAGTCCTAGTTTTGATAGTTCTGAGGGGTTTGACGAATCCAGTGAACTTGATGAAGGAgaggatggtgatgatgataaaGACGATGATGATTGTTCAGTTTTGAATTCTTATAATCAAAACGGtgaacataaaaaagaaatcaGAAGAGTTGAGTTGCAAGAAGACGAATTCAGACACCCTTTGGTGAGAGAAATTTGTAGGTTGATTGAAGTGAGGTCAGCATGGAACCCCAAGCATGAATGGCTTTTAAGGCGCTCGCTAAGAAGCCTCAAGCCACGGCAAGTTTGTGCTGTTTTGCACTCTCAGGCTGATGAACGGGTGGCTTTGAAATTCTTTTATTGGGCTGATCGGCAGTGGCGGTACCTGCACAACCCAATTGTCTATTATGCGATGCTTGAGATTCTTAGTAAGACTAAATTGTGTCAAGGTGCTAGGCGGGTTTTACGGCTCATGGCTCGAAGGGGAATTGAGCGTCAACCTGAAGCTTTTAGCTATGTGATGGTGTCCTATAGTCGAGCAGGGGAATTGAGGAATGCAATGCGGGTCTTGTCAATGATGCAGAAAGCTGGTATTGAACCTGATCTGTTAATATGTAACACTGCAATATATGTTTTGGTGAAGGGAAATAGGTTGGACAAGgcattgaaattttttgaacGAATGCAACTTGTTGGAGTTAAACCCGATGTTGTCACCTACAATTGTTTGATCAAAGGATATTGTGATGTGCATCGAATAGAAGATGCAGTGGAGCTGATTGCTGAAATGCCATCTAAAGGATGCTCCCCTGATAAAGTTAGTTACTACACAGTGATGGGATTTCTTTGCAAGGAAAAAAGGACTAATGATGTAAGGAGCTTGTTGGAGAAAATGGTAAAAGATAGTAATTTGTTTCCAGACCAGGTTACTTATCATACTCTCATTCACATGCTTTCAAAGCATGGTCATGCAGATGAGGCTCTTGAATTCTTAAGAGAAGCAGAAGATAAGGGATTTCGAGTTGATAAAGTTGGATATAGTGCTATTGTTCACTCATTCTGTAAGGAGGGAAGGATGGACCAAGCAAAAGAAATTGTCAATGAAATGTTCTCCAAGGGCTGCATCCCTGATGTAGTAACTTACACTTCCATTGTTAATGGGCTTTGTCGGGTTGGAAAGCTTGACCAAGCTAAAAAGATGCTGCAGCACATGTACAAGCATGGCTGCAAGCCAAACACTGTGACACATACAGCCTTGTTAAATGGGCTTTGTCGGAACGGGAACTCATTGGAGGCAAGAGAGATTATGAATATGAGCGAGGAAGAATGGTGGACTCCAAATGCCATCACTTATTGTGTTCTGATGCATGGGTTGCGTAGGGAAGGAAAATTGTCTGAGGCCTGTGACGTGGTCAGGGAAATGGTTAGAAAGGGATTTTTTCCAACGCCAGTTGACATTAATTTACTTATTCAGTCACTTTGCCGAGATGGAAGAGTGGATGAGAGTAAAAGATTCATGGAGGATTGTCTGAACAAGGGTTGTGCTGTCAATGCGGTGAACTTTACCACCGTTATCAATGGATTTTGTCAAAAGGATGACTTGGAGGCTGCTATGTCATTGCTTGATGATATGTTTCTAAGTAACAAGCACCCTGATGCTGTCACTTACACGGCTGTAATTAATGCTTTGGGCAAGAAAGGTAGGATAGAAGAGGCCACTGAACTTACAATGAAGATGCTTCAAAAGGGTTTGGTTCCGACACAGGTTACTTACAGAACAGTAATTCACTGTTATTGTCAATGGGGTAGAGTGGAAGAGTTGGTTAAACTATTAGAGAGAATGCTTTCAAGGCAAAAATGTAGAACAGTGTATAATCAAGTTATCGAGAAGCTATGTAGTTTTGGAAATCTGGAGGAAGCAGATAAACTCTTGGGTAAAGTTTTGAGAACAGCTTCAAGAATTGATGCTAATACATGCTATGTGCTTATGGAAAGTTATTTGAGCAAAGGGATTCCTCTATCAGCATATAAAGTAGCTTGTCGTATGTTTAACCGGAATCTTATTCCTAATATAAAGTTATGTGAGAAGGTGAGCAAACGACTGAtgttagaaggaaaaaaagaggaagCAGATAACCTTATGTTACGGCTTGTTGAGCGTGGTTGTGTTTTACCTCAGCACCCAGAGCAGTCGTGAAGCGGAAGGTCATTATAGCTCAAATTCAGATAGTTTCCATATGATCCCCAGGGCTTTAAAGTGGGAACTGGTAAGATGTTTCCTACTTTCTTTTGTTATATCTCTGAATCTATTTACGCGAGCTTCCTTTCTGCGCTAGAAGAATCTTCTGATATTCCTTTTGCTCAAGTTTGTTTCTTGTCGTATTTTATCAATAGGTGCGTACTTTTGTAATTAACTCTCCGAAGTAAAATTTTACTTTCCTTTTGACGTTTCTCTTTACTGTTTCTTGATGTGTGCtcttgatttttcatttctttatgTGGCTGGAGAGTAGTGGTCTAAAGAGGGCAATAAAACTTAATATATTTTTGCAGTCGATAAACTTGACAAGCGTTATTTTCTCTAAAGTGAATTCATATGATCAATCTTGCACTTGCTGTTATGTTGTCAGTTCTCTTATCTTTTACTTTTCACTGTTTCTGATGTTCTTATGGAGTTGCCTTCACACAAGATATTTCCATGACTAAAAGCTTAAAATGTAAACATTAGAACTTTGTTGTTACTCTTTCATGCTAATAGTAATAGATATAATCAGAAAGCTGCAGTGGGATTTGAGGATAAAATGGAGCCTTCCTTGAAACAATATGTTACAGTCTCAACTCCCCTTACTCATGAAATATGCGCCGAAAGAAGTTACTAACGGATACTTTAGTTTGGAGCTCAAATAGATCAAGTATAGTCAGGCACCTAGTCCGCTATTGTTTCATAAATTATGTCCCAGTGGTTGGAATTCTGAAAATGCCTTCAACTGCAACTATGTGAAAAGTTGATCAGTTGGCTAACAGTTTATGAATCTTGGTATATCCATTAATCTGATGGCCAAGATGCCTTACGCTGCTCTCATTTGGCTTAGAGGATGCATGGGTGGCTTAGTTTTATAAGCTCTGAGTATTTAACCCTGTAGGATGGaaataattctttttttaaaatttattacaaatCCATCAGTTGTTTTTAATGCATCCAGATTAGAATCAAGGTGGAATCAGCTACGTGATATTCAAGTTAATACCTCTGGTTCTGGCATTTTGGATACTGAACTCAATTTGCTTGCAAGTTGCAAGTGAAGCGACTTGTCCTTGAAAGCAACTCTATTTGTCAGTTCTTGTCAAACACCATGCTCCTTGAAAGCATTCTTAGATGTTGGAACCTTATATGTAAGGGGCCTTATGTCATTCTCACATCGATTGGAGCAGGCGTTATCGCCGGTGGATTAGTTGTGGTTGAGATATTGGTCCGTGaccaaattttgaatttttttttctgtctaaCCGACTTCTTTATGTGGGTGCAATCAAGACATTATTCGGCTAAAACCAGTTACATCGTGATTCTTCTATTCTTTTGGCATTAATCGGATAGTTGAAAGCCacttgttttggaattgcattTAGAAACTATTCTAATGTAACTATATATCATGTGGATAAGTCAATTTATGTGCTGAATCACAATTGAGAATGTATGTTCTACTGGAAAATAGATGCGTGAACACTGTAGAAGTGATATTAAGCAAATTGGGAATGCTATTTCTTTATAGATGTAGCAAACTGGCATTTTATGGATATTGTCTCTCTTTCCTTCCTgaagtttgtcttttgaattgatatttttcAGTGACATTGAAAATTTATTGAATAGCTAAACTTGAAATGCATTATTCTGAAAGAGTGAAGATTACAAATATGCTAACTAGTGACAATATTTTCCAAACTCTTAACGGCTGCTTCCATTTTCAAAATGCAAGCTGCTCTGTTGTTGAACTTGATAATAAGTTTCCTTGAGTGAATATGCAAGTAATTTTTGTGGAAGTGTGTGTTGAGTGTGAGTTATGGGTTCAGTGGTTAACACTATCTCACTGCAAAGATGACTTGAATCTGTTTTGCAGTTGGAGAATGAATGTCATTCTACGTTGTGAATATGTAAAGGAGTTGCAGATAGTGGCGGGAGTTGGGCAGGTGGGTGCGTATTTCACTCAAGGACAATCTTCCCCACTTGCAGATTTTGAGGTTTAGAGGGCTGCATGTAACAACTTTTATCAGGTTTGCCTCCATTGTCATCTTTCTCCAAATTGATGTCTGTTTAGCCTTTCAGTTGTCACATGGCAATACATGGGAGCAAGAATTTTTAATCTTTCTCATTTTAATCATACTGTTATATGGGACTGACTACCCATATGTAAAATGGcttttactaattaattaatataattctTGTGAAATTTGATGTATCAGTAGGGTTTCATTATGCATCTGTATGTGAATATTATTCATCAATTTTGGCTGTCCTAATTGTTTTGGACTATCCGCACTAGTCACATGTTTAGTGCATCTAAGATCAAACTGCAGAATATGCAAGTGGATGAATATCTCTATTTGCTATTTGGTTGGCCTAATTGTTTAGGGCTATCTGCACTAGTCCCTCCATACTGGTCCCAATTTATAGTACAAATTTTCACATGTTTAGTGCGCATAAGATTAAAATACAGAATATGCAAGTTGATGAATATCTCTATTTGCTATATGACGGCAGCTAGCAACTTTGGCTGGCCTAATTGTTTCCAAAATATCCACACCTACTCCCTCTGTACTACTCCCTCCGTACTAGTCCCACTTTAATAGTACAGAGTTTCACATGTTTAGTGCGCGTAAGATTAAAATGCAGAATATGCAAGTTGATGAATATCTCTATCTGCTATGGGACAACAGCTATCAACTTTGGCTTTCCTAATTGTTTCTGACTATCCACACGTAGTCCTTCCGTACTAGTCCCACTTTAATAGTACAAAGTTTCACCTGTTTAGCGCGACTAAGATCAAAATTCAGAATATGCAAGTTGATGATTATCTCTATTTGCTATGTGACGATAGCTATCAAATTCTTTCTCGACTGTTATATGATCATGGTTTGTGATGTTTCTTCCTGTCTCCAAGTTGTCTAGCTTTgttagtgaatttttttttccaaaattagtTGTCTTGGACAAGTGGGTGGTAGCAATCCTCTTATGTGTAAAACCTTGCACGGTTGATCCATGACGTTAAAAGCTTAAATGACCTAAATGTCAAATTATAGACTGTACTTGGGCCAGTGGTTTGTTTATGAAAACCTCTTTCTAGTTGATTTCAGCCAATGTCACAATTAAAGGGATTAATATTTTAGCTCAAAATATACATCCTTATAGATTTATCGAACATCTATTTACAGGGTATGGTCGTCTTAATTTTTACTGTTCGGTGACAGTTGGAGTATCAATGTAAATATGCTTTGTGAAAATGTGAAGGTATTGCTGATAGTTGCAGGAGCAGGTTTTGTGGGTGCATTTGGCAACTTTTATCATGTTTACCTCCATTGCCATATTTCTGCAAATTATTGTGCAGTTGAGCATTCCAGTTATATTATGGCTTGTGACACTCTCATTTTCTCCTTGGTGAAGTGGGTCCTCGGCAAAGTAGATGGAAGTGCTATCTTTTCAGATGGCTAAGCTCGACTGAAAGACACCATATGGAACATTCTTACTTATATGCATCGGAGCAGCGAATCCACTGACAAAAAATGTGCAGTTATGGTCAGTACGTCTTCTTTCTTCAATATTTGCTGATTAATTTATACCTTTAAGCCCATTAGGTCATTTTATTGTCTGGGACAAAGCGTCAATGACAA is a genomic window containing:
- the LOC119996092 gene encoding pentatricopeptide repeat-containing protein At1g09900 — protein: MLFISNCYSTVRKTLTKPFGFLHSFLFSTFIQSDVVARVPIRLFSAHSVTRFTINAYFSSSSVNINFDSHLSTNCSTHCVGNVEFDYDDNGFGKVGQTKFSDCGAFGSFANDKGECLEDQSPSFDSSEGFDESSELDEGEDGDDDKDDDDCSVLNSYNQNGEHKKEIRRVELQEDEFRHPLVREICRLIEVRSAWNPKHEWLLRRSLRSLKPRQVCAVLHSQADERVALKFFYWADRQWRYLHNPIVYYAMLEILSKTKLCQGARRVLRLMARRGIERQPEAFSYVMVSYSRAGELRNAMRVLSMMQKAGIEPDLLICNTAIYVLVKGNRLDKALKFFERMQLVGVKPDVVTYNCLIKGYCDVHRIEDAVELIAEMPSKGCSPDKVSYYTVMGFLCKEKRTNDVRSLLEKMVKDSNLFPDQVTYHTLIHMLSKHGHADEALEFLREAEDKGFRVDKVGYSAIVHSFCKEGRMDQAKEIVNEMFSKGCIPDVVTYTSIVNGLCRVGKLDQAKKMLQHMYKHGCKPNTVTHTALLNGLCRNGNSLEAREIMNMSEEEWWTPNAITYCVLMHGLRREGKLSEACDVVREMVRKGFFPTPVDINLLIQSLCRDGRVDESKRFMEDCLNKGCAVNAVNFTTVINGFCQKDDLEAAMSLLDDMFLSNKHPDAVTYTAVINALGKKGRIEEATELTMKMLQKGLVPTQVTYRTVIHCYCQWGRVEELVKLLERMLSRQKCRTVYNQVIEKLCSFGNLEEADKLLGKVLRTASRIDANTCYVLMESYLSKGIPLSAYKVACRMFNRNLIPNIKLCEKVSKRLMLEGKKEEADNLMLRLVERGCVLPQHPEQS